The DNA window CGGCACCGCCGTCGCTGCCTGCAAATAGGCTGTTGCGCCTGCTGATACCAATCGGCCTCATCTGTCGTTCGATCATATTATTATCGACCTCGATCCGGCCATCGTCGAGGAAGCGGCTTAAGCCGACCCAGTGACCCTGGGCATAGCGGATGTCTTGGGCGAGCGTGGACTTTGCCGAGATGCGCTCGAGCGTATTGTCGAGCAGCCTCTTGAGCTCGATCATCAGCGGCTTGCTCTTTTCCTGCCGCGCCGAGAGCCGACGCTCAGCGCTGATACCCCGGATCTCCGCCTCGATCCGGTAGATCCGGCCAAGCAGCTTGATGATCTGCGCGGTAATCGAAGACGCAGTGCTCTTGTGCAGATCGACAAAGCGTCGCCGCAGATGGGCGAGGCAGAAGGCAAGCGTGATCGACCCTGACGACCGGTTCGCGGTTTCCAGTGCCTTGTACGCGGTATATCCATCGACCTGCAGGATGCCGGCATAGGCACCGAGCTGTTCGGATATCGTTCGATGGCTGCGGGAACGGGCATGGACATAGCAAACCGCGGGCGGCGCCGGACCACCCCAGGGAGCATCATCAATGCCATGCGCCCAGAATTGATTGATGCGCTCCTTTCCTCGTCCGGGATCAAGGACGGGCATTCGCGTTTCATCGACATGGATCCTGGCCTGACCATGGATGAAGCGGAGCTGACGGTCGTAGAGGCCCTGAAGCCACCAGGCGGTGCGCTGGACCCAGCGACCCATAGTCGAGCGGTCGAGATAGAGGCCGTGGCCAGCAAGCATCTGGCTTTGTCGATAAAGCGGCAGGTACCAGCCAAAACGCTGTGTCACGATCCAGGCGATGAAAGATGTCGTTGCCATCCCGCCCTCGATCATCCGGCGGGGCGCCGGCGCCTGGACAATATCAGTCTCGCAGCGACGGCAGGCATATCTGGGGCGCACCGTGGCAATGACGCGCAGCACGGCCGGGACGATGTCGATCGCTTCGCTGACGTCCTGGCCAATGCGGTGCATGTCGCCCTGACAGCATGCGCATTGCGTGCTGTCAGGCTCAATGATCTGCGTCACGCGCGGGAGATACTTAGGTAAGGCGCCAATGTTGCGATGCCGCCGGCGCGTCCGGCCAGGAGACGGCATGTCATCGTTCGCTGCTTCGAGGACGACAGTCTCATCGAGGTCGCCCAGATCAAGCCGCGCCTGGTCGTTCACGACGATGCTCGCCTTCTCCGACCGCGAGCCAAAAAGCATCGTCTTGTAGCTGCTCAGCAGCTTGTTGGGCGCTGCCAGTTGCGCCTCGAGCTCGGCGACTTTCTGGCGCATTGCGCGGAGCTCTTCGCTCACATTCTGGTCGGCGGCGGACACATGATTTTATAGCGT is part of the Novosphingobium sp. 9U genome and encodes:
- a CDS encoding IS66 family transposase, which translates into the protein MRQKVAELEAQLAAPNKLLSSYKTMLFGSRSEKASIVVNDQARLDLGDLDETVVLEAANDDMPSPGRTRRRHRNIGALPKYLPRVTQIIEPDSTQCACCQGDMHRIGQDVSEAIDIVPAVLRVIATVRPRYACRRCETDIVQAPAPRRMIEGGMATTSFIAWIVTQRFGWYLPLYRQSQMLAGHGLYLDRSTMGRWVQRTAWWLQGLYDRQLRFIHGQARIHVDETRMPVLDPGRGKERINQFWAHGIDDAPWGGPAPPAVCYVHARSRSHRTISEQLGAYAGILQVDGYTAYKALETANRSSGSITLAFCLAHLRRRFVDLHKSTASSITAQIIKLLGRIYRIEAEIRGISAERRLSARQEKSKPLMIELKRLLDNTLERISAKSTLAQDIRYAQGHWVGLSRFLDDGRIEVDNNMIERQMRPIGISRRNSLFAGSDGGAESWAILASLLQTAKLNGLDPFAWLNDVLTRIVSGEIRNNELDQLLAWNWRPGQTSAPLEIAA